GCATGAATGCACAAATCCAAATCAGCTTCTCTAACATCTGTTTCTGAAAAGCTTCCTTATCAAGAACCTAGCAGGAACCATAGAAACGTTCAGTAATAAATTTGATGATTGCCATTCTGCCAAAATAGGAAAGATCACTTCACTCTGAAAGAACTTTACCTTGCAAGAAAGACCACCGGCTTGTAATCGTGTAGCAATTGCAGAAGCCCATTTACCGTATGCTGCTGTAAGCCCTTCAGGATTGGTATCGGTCTTTCCATCCGTGGGCGGTTCCCCAAGCTTCGAAACAGCGAAATAGGCCAACACTTGATCCGCATCTCCCAGACCTTTACTTCCCAACCACGGTTCCAGCATCCCGTTCTGGAAAAAAACCAAATCTGCAACATATATAAAAATCTCTAAACAAAACCCCCATAGACGTAATTCAACAATCACCCAGAAACAAATTTACATGATGCATTTGATCAAACCATATTTAGCCGGTGGATAGTAAATAATCATCCCAGATGAAATTACTTCAAATGACAGAAATTTCAATAACAAGTTTGAGACTTTACAATCACAACAGACCAATCAATGCATAATCCCTTATCAGATTTATACAAATTACAATAATCTACATTCTAGAGAGAGATAGAATTGTAGTACCGTTCCATCTAGAACGAGGGGTGGCTTCAAGAACAGCATCGAGATCATCATTCCTAGTACAGACCAAGATTGGACCTTCAAAATCAACCGGAACTGGCTCTCCTCTCTTCACCAGCAAATCACCGCCGTTACCCATATCCTGCAAAGCTCTTCCGACACGTCCTCCTCCCACAATCACGGCGGGAGCCACCTTAGTGGTGGTGGTTGCTGAAGCCATGGCCACTGTTGTTCTTTGTGAATATCTGACAGCTGAATTTGAATTGGGTCTTGTAAAGAAAGTGAAATTAGAGAGAGTCACCATTGATTTTGTGATAATAGCCATAGCAGATGAAATTGATGGGCTTTGTTTGGCTACGAGTTTTGCATGCTTTGGGTTTTTGTTTAGCCAAAAAGATGACTGTCAGTGGAGGTCAGCCACTCAAATTTTTGGCCAAGTTCATTTCATGCTATTTAAGCCCCTGTGTTGAAAAATTTGGGTTGAGGATCCCTGCATTTTTAAAAAGTTGGTTTGGAGTCCTGTGTTTTTTTGCCGTCTATTTTAGCTGACGTGTGGCGGACGTTAAGAAGATATGGCGGAAACAAAGCGATGTCGATAATTTTATTAACCTATATTCAAAATCAAATGTATCTCATCACATGTTCTCAATGTTAGTTTCTGCTGCTAACCTGTCATGGCATTTGCCTCTCGACGAGAGATCATGAGTTCGACTCTTGAGAGAGTGGATTTTTGAAATATGGGAAGATTGTATTTGgaatttatcaaaaaaaaaaaaagttagtttctGCTACGAGCCAAATATATCCAAagatggacaaattaatttaggaCGTTTAACACTGAAAAGCTATGAATCCAAATTGGGGGAAGTCGTCTAGATTAATCCTCAAAATCCCCCGCGTGCTCCAGTAAATAGTTGGCTGCTAATTCCTCATTTCGATCACACGCCAAAAATGCCTCTAGCACGAGCGCTCTCTCAAATCCCAGACCTTCCAGCTACAAAGGCAGTACGATTAAAGAATGTATTGATGGGTCCAATTAATTTATCAAGAAAATGAGAACGTACTCGCTCAATAGCCTCTTGTTCTGCTGGAGTAACGTTAATGGAATGCGGCATTTCTTGGTCAGGCTGGTCAAATATATCCCTGGACAAGAAAAAGGAAAATCATTCTCACAGTCTAAAATTCTAAATAAATATGGGTTTAGTGTCGAGTGCATACGTACCCTTCAGAATCTTCGAGAGGCTCATTTATCAACTGAAGGAACTCGGCATGATTCTCTTGAATCATTCTCAAAAGCTGAGGATTTTGCTTTCCGAGCTCTTGCAGCATAGGCTATAATGGACGAAAAGACAACAGACATCATAAACCAAAGAGTCCACATGCAATGAACCAAGTGGTTGTCAAACTCGAGAGTCCAGTAAACTCGTAAACTGAACTCATAAAATCACTCGCAATTTTACGAGTTCATGACGAGTCAATATGGGTCCAGAGAGCATTTACCTGGGGGCATATTTGAATACGAGCTAACTCGCATTCAATGATTCGACTAGCAAACTCGTCCGAGTCAGCGAGTCAAGAGTTTGACAACCACGCATAACTAAGGAAAGGACACCGACCTGTAAAATTTGAGGATTTGCTTGCACCATCGTACGCAGTGCTTGGAACTAAAACAGAAATAAGTTGAGCAATCATTAATGGTACATTCATTTAATACTACATAAACTTAACAAATTATCCATGCTAAGTCATGTTTGAACCGGGAGCAAAAGTTCTGTGCGCAGTAGGGAAGCTGGACAATTAATTAACATCCATACCTGTGGATTGTTCCTCAGGAACTCAAGGGCACCAAGCCCACCAGCACCGGAACGTGTCTCCTGagataataaataaatagaatCTAATCTCGATAACAATAAAGAGAAGATAATTTTAAATGCGAATAATGTAAATATAACAAATAAAATAGAGAGAGCACGGAAAGGAAGTATATCAATTATTGCACCTGAGGAAACATATTCAAGGGAGACGAATTAGGACCACTGGCAAGAGGCACATCAGCAGCTGCCCCAGTGTCAGTTGCGTGGCTTGTTGGCAACTGACCCAGAGGAACAGCAACTTCAGTTGTTTCTGGAATACCCTGAAAAATAGAAAGAATATCATCACTCACATCTTTACTACTGAGCAATGATGAAGCAAGAAGTAAATAAAATACTAGGGTCATACAGAGTAGAGATAATCCACAGCACGCTCTGGATTGTTATAAGCAGCTCGAAGTGCACGGGTAACTGTTTCTCTGTCCCAGTTACCACCGCCCATATCCATTAGCTGTTGGACAATTGGCTCCAGATTACTACCAGCTACTACATTTGAGGCAGCTTGATCATAGGTATTAGTATTAGCACTGCGACAGAATTATTTTTCTGATTCTGTTATCATTCTGTTATAATTCTGCATTTTCAGTATTTCTTCAAAAGTCTTGTAGACAAATGAACTCACAGTGCAGGCACAGGGACAGTTTCAGGTGCTGGAGAAGCGACAGCTGGAGCTTCCGTTTGAGTTGTAGCTGGAGCTGCTTCTTGAGTTGCAGCTTTGGTTGAAGAAGCAGGCTAGCATACAGAATTTAACAATATTATGCAAAATACAAAAACCGATAAGAGACACGAACAAATAAGTAATAACAGCATAAAGGGAAGAAAAATGCGAGTAACGGAACCTGAGTAGATGAGGTCCCAGCTGAGCCAGTTGCTTTACTCTGAAAAATCAGAGAATGAGTGGAAAAACAGTGAGATTGGAAGAAATGCGAAGAAATATATTACAACTGTGTGAAGCTAAATATCTAATCATATAAAATGATGTTAAAGAATGCCATTAACACCTTGCTAAGCATGACGACGAGAAAACCATCTTCAGTAACCTTATTGTCCACTAACGTTGTTTCATCTTTCAAAACCTTTCCATTGTGAATCAACAATTGCTGACCACATGGATAGTTATCTTTTCCTTGCAGATCTTCAATATTCTTCTTTACAGCCATAACCTTCATTAAGCAGACATCCAAATAAGTTTTCCCTTGTGTGTATAACAGGTACGATAATATACTGAAGGATTCAGCTGAAGAAACCATAATCAATACTAGGACCTCAAACGGTGATGTATTATAGATCGCTACTCACAGTGTCATTGGGCTGAACCTTAATTTCAAAATGGCTTCCTTTGAGTGTCTTCACGGTGAGCTTCATTTCGACGAATTAGCAGAGCGAAATGAAGACAACTGCAGAAATTACAGAAAAAAGTGATGTTTTACTCTCTGCTTCAACTATTTAGTCTTTAGAGAACCAGCAAAATACTAATGCAGCAACATATAACAGCCTCTAATACAACAAAATTGCGAAACATTATAAGAAAACACGGAAATAATACCCCTTCGTATGATCAAATTCAACTGATACATAAAAATCACAACAAGAAATCATTTCTACAATTGCACCCAATATagcatttccaatcgaaagaagcAATCAGTTAGAGCTCACTCAATTTCTCACTTGTTGTAATAGATCTATATTCTTGATTTAGCAGCATTTCAACGCAAAACTAAGTAAAACTGCATTCTAAATCAATCAACAGAAAACAAGACGATTGCTCTATAACTCCCAGTAAAAGCATTCTGAAATTGAACCTAAATCAATATACACAGAGAGAGAGTTACCTAGTTTTTGTGGCTGGAAAAATCGAATTGCTCAGATAAACAGCTTCAATCGCCTTCCTCGATCTCTCCCTTTCAAAAGAACTAACCAAAGAGCATTTGATTTCTTATGAAAAAGCAAATTAAGTAGGTAGCTTGGCTCTATGTTCGTTATTCGTTATAAGCTTCTGACGAACACACGCAATAAGTAGACCGATTTGAGCCCAGAGTGAACCGTGattaaatcggtttgaaatttcttTTCTCGAATCAATCTAGACCGAATGTACAATTCTTTTTTCTTTCAAGACCACATCAATCGAAAGACGTTCGACTCAACCGAGACGTCTCGGATTTCAAAGAGAGTGAATGTCACTGAAGATGAAAAAAGCCTCGGGTCACCCCGAGTTTTTTGAAGATGAAAAGAGAATGATTCACGAAGGAGGAGAGCCACCAAGGGTGGTGGCGCAGCGGTGGCGCTCTTGAATATATCATCATTGTTATTTAGGCGCAAGGGTTCAGTCTTTCTGTGTTTGGAGGGATGAGTATCGAACCAAATCGAACCAAAGACTACTAGGACCTGATTGTCTGTGGTTCGAAAATCATGTTTTTTGGGCGATTTGATTTTTTGAGTTGGACTTGTATGTCGTGCATAAAACAAACTTCATTTGGCTGAGTCAGCAAAATTGACCGGACGTTAAGTCACAAGTCATCCTATTTAACGGCGTGTggcttagatggaatgaaagtttGGATAGTCGATTAGAAAGTCTAGTTCAGGAAGTTGGTTGTTAGCTGAAATAAAGTTTAGTGACATGCTAtgcattaattttttttcttttttttatgaaggaagaaataatattattaacatctaAGTGGTCGACTTTTTTCTAATCACTCGAAGATAATTCCAAATGAAATTATTAATCCTTTAAATTGGGTAAATATGTTTAAGACATCATTCATAATCAAATTGGATTGTATTATAAaagaatttataaaaatatatgtaattTAATGGTGGATACATGTCATCTATCGATTAATAAGTCAAAATTATTGTTTTATTCGCTTATCCAATCATAATTAAATTCTTGTTGGAGATGTTAAAAATTTTGTCATCGTATAAAAATTTTGTTCACAGTTATGCAACAAGATACGTCTCGATATATAGCTACAAAAATTAAGGTATCGTTCGTTTCTAAGCTGATGTATTGTTTGGCATTACTTTTTGTTGCTCAAACATAGAATTGTGTTCGATTAATTaaccatgattaattaatatttttttatttcttaCCAGAGTTAGTCAAATACTCAAACTTTGCCTTTTTAATAAAGAAGGCAGCCAAACTTTATAGCTGACTCCCATCTTCTTCACCATCTCTCACTCGTCACCGTTTCTCTGTTCGTCGTCGGCTTCGGCGACTCCGGCCACTCCCGGCCCTTTCATCGACCGTTTCCGGTAGCTCACCTCATGGGGAGTCTAATTCTATCGCCAATTTCTCCTATTATCAACTGGTAAGTTTTTAATTTCATTTTTCTATAATTAGGGTTCTTCGTGAATTTGGGTGTTTGCTCCAAATTTTATACATGTTATTCTACGTCCCCTATACTCTATTTCTACACAAGAATCAACTTAAATATCGAACTAATTCGACTTGAATTGAAAGTTTGGATTTTCGGACACTTACTGTTTTGGCTGAATTTAATTTGTTCTGTTGATGATTGACTTGGGTACAGGTTTTGGACGTCGATTTTGGTCTCCAATCGGTCGGATTCGGCTGTCTTGGTCAAGATCAAGTTGTAGTTCGGTCGTGACTCAATCTATTCCGGCGAGCTGTTGGCCTAACGGAGATTGTTTAATTATAAAATGTTAACCACCactaaaaaaatttaatattattttaatttaacTAGAGTAAACTTCTAAACATGGAAAAACAACAAAAAACAAAACAACTTGAAGCAAGGATGAAAACGAACGGACCCTAAATCCTCCATTCTAAAAAGACTATCTTAAAAGTCACTAAGGGGTTGTTCGGTAGCCCTCGGTTTTCGGAAAATTTTCTTTTTTTCACAAAATTCTCATTTTTCTTTGAAAATGCGTTCGGTATACGATTTTCGTTTTCCTTTTTCACAAAATTCTCTAAAAAATAAGAGAGTCAAATTTTTAATTTTCAAAATACTCAAGGGACTGGAATGAAAGAAACGAAAAATGTCAGGGGTCAAAGTGTAGTAATAACAAATAAATGGAACGACCATCGCCATGCCTGAACAGCGTCGCCGCCACTGTGTCTTCCTCCCGGAGGCTTTGTTGCCGTCGCGTCTTCGTCGTCGTCAGATGGAAACGCCCGTCTTCTTCGCCTCTCTCTCGTCCAACCAGCTCCGTGGTCGACGACGGCGAAAGTGGCGGCTCAAAATTTAGCACGAGTGAGTGAAGATCGAGGTATGGCGGGAAAGTTGTCGAACTCAATGTTTGTCCGAGTTCCGTACAGGCACATAAAGGACGCAAAGTTGGAAATGATGCGAATCGAAGAGTCACCTCATTGCAATCAGAATGATTCGTCTCCTTCTTCGTCTTCACCGACTGTCGCCAACGGCAACGGAGCTTCAAATCTCGCGTCACCTACGTCACCGACAACCGGATCCAAAAATTGTAGCTTGATCACACTCATTCTCAGCTGTACCGACGACATCGGGAGTGGTGACGACAGAGTGAAGGCGGATCGATCGGCTAGCTCCGACCAAGGGCGGCACTGGGAGCGGAAGGCACGATGGTTGAGGTTGGATTTTGGGTTGACTAAAATTAGAGATTTTGATTTGGAAAACAAAATGAAAATTCTATACTTAATACATTttgcaaaaaaataaaaatgaCATGAAAATTGAGATTGTACAGTAATTTTCGAAAAACGAAAAGAAAACGAGAATTCTCGTTATTGAACGGGCCCTAAATTTCGCTCTTTTACAAATGTACATAAGATCTCTTTACCCATTTCCCACAACAGGATAATTCCATGGAATCATAATATCCTCAAAAATACTCATTGAACAAATAAAGATAATTTCTGGATACAAAGTTTCCAAGACCAATTAAGATCCCTGACCCAAATGTTCATATGCTTAGAGTTGAAGAATGTTCTCATAGACTTATAAACGTTAAACTATAAGCACATGCCTCTGTAACGGAAATCTGACGTGCCACAATCCGTCGTCGTTTTGGAAGGGAATAAAGACCGTTTTACAGCCTTATAAATCTATATACATTGCACACGTCCGTTTGCCAACAGCCACGTAAGCCGGTAAGCGTTATTCATGTCAGCAATATTTAACGGCAAAAGAAAAAAGGGGAGTTCCGTACCATAATTTTAAGAACACAGGGATTTGAACGTGTTTTCTCATAGAGTACAGGGGCTTATGAAACATATTATCCAAAAATTGCAAAACGTGAAACTTGACTGAAACTAAAAATTCTTCATTATTCCGACGCCGTCTGTGGGGATCGAACCCACGACCACGTGGTTAAAAGCCACGCGCTCTACCACTGAGCTAAGACGGCTCACATTCATTTGGATTGTTCTGGTTCCAATTTCGATTTTATGCTATATTAAATGCGCCTGCTTTCTTTCTTGTATACCACGTTACTTATATTCTATTCTTTCTAATGAAGTCAAGACTTTATATTTAAGGATTATGTCTTAAAATTGTTCTTCATGGTGGATGAAAAAAATGCCAGGATAAAAAAAAACTCTTTATTGATTAACTAATTCTACAAATTAACTAATGAAACTGTAATAATTAAGCTGAAAAAAAAATGAAATCAACAAGAAATGGGAATGTCTTGATCTTAAGCCATTGAACAAGTGAAGAAGATGAGAAGCATGACGAGTGAGAAGCTGAATCCAAACTTTTGGCATCCAGAAGCTGAAGGAGAAGGAGCACCATCAGCGGTCGAACCGGAGCCAGTACTGCTACTGTCTGGTGGGTGAGCATTGTCTGATGATGGTGGTCCTGGTGGTGATGAGGATGGTGACTTCTGGCTCGATGACGATGGCGATTCTGCTTTTTTCGGCGATTCGGCTGTCGACGAGTTGGTGTTTGGTGATGGACCTGGTGCCCCAATTTTCCCCAAAGTCGTACCTACACATgatcttaataattaatatattactctCTTTTATTTTTAATATCGTTTTGATTTTTTAGAATTATTAAAAAATTGATGTATCTACATAGTAATAATGATTAGGTACATAATTACATTCATTCATTTTGAGTTGGAAAGTCACATGTTTAAAGACAAATTCTTATTCAACTCAAATTTTACTTCAGTCCCAAAATGTTTGTAGATTTTTCATCGACAAGCATTTTGGGACGAAGTTAGTTTTTAGTACTAGTGACTTACCTTGAGGCACCATAATGTTGCTGACTTGCACGACAGAGATACTATTATTAACAGAGTCGACCTGTTTGATGAAATTAGCCGTAGTCGATCCGGACACGAACGTCAGACTTCCGGTACCTGAATGTGTCACTTTCACCTGGCCATTCAAAGTGTTCAATGGTTGTGATCCATTCATCGCCTTAAGCTTTGCCTCATCGAAATAACCGACCGCCACATGGAGCAGCAACACCTTCTGGATCGTGTCATTCGATTGGCCGGAAAGTTGCTGCATTGCGCCGTTCTCTACGGCTAGGACGGTCGATACCTGATTGGAAACCCGGGAGGATACATTTGTTTGGGTTAGGTAATTGTTAAATGTAGAAAAGGTCGAGTCTTTTGATAGCATCGAAGTGATGTCTCCATTTATTACCAAAATATGGGACAAGAAGATTGTAAGGAAGAATTTGGAAAACATTTTTTTTCCTTTATATTAATAATTTCCTTTACGAATGTTTTTATTATTTATTCTGAATTTCAGTGAATTTATATATGGGAATGAGTGAGTCACTTTCGCCATTTTTGGTGGGAAGCTTTGAACATGGATCCTTTTTTTGAGTATACATGTATTAGCAGATTGTGGTGTTACTCTCAGTACTCTATTAATGGTAAATAATATTTCTAAAAGTTTTATCATCAATTTCTAATTTTAGAAATCtggataactattatatgactCTGAAGAAAAACCGAGAATATTAAACTAGACCAATAATTAATATGCTAAATTGTTTCAACGTTGAACCATGGAGACCCAGTGCATACAAGAAAAAGGTCAAAAGGGAACAAGTCTATAAGTCGGGAAGTTCTAATTAAACAAACCAGCAACTTGGAAACATATTAACAAGCCTACATGTCGGGATGATATAAAACAAAGTTAAAACTCGGGACACTTAGAAGGCtataatttgaaaatttttaaacaagtcTGGGAAGTTCTAAAAAGCCATCAACTCGGAAAAATATCAACAAGCTTACAACTCACTATGATTTAAATAAACTTACAACTCGGGACACTTAGAAGGCTATAATTCGAAAATTTCTAAACAATCCTACAAGTCGGGAAGTTATAAACAAGCCAGGAACTCGAGAACATCTAAACAAGCCTAGAAGTCGAGATGATATAAAAAATATAATCTTGATTGCTCAGTCTATTATTTTCTATATTAGtctagacaaaaaaaaaaaaatatattaatcttGAAAAAAGCTCAATGATCCATTTGGCTCAATGCTATGTGCTATGGTGAAGGTCCGAAGGAGCGCAACATTCATCGTCGGGAGGACGACGCTCCTCTGCACGTGGGCTCGAGATGATATCGTATTCGGCCAAATTAAACCCAATTTACCGAGTTAAAATGAAAGAAGGGACAAAAAAACGGTAGTAAAACAACATAGGGACCTAAAAGCTTATTGTCCATATTAGTCACTTTTGAAGGACACAGACAGGCAGTGTACTACTTTACTAAATTTGATGCTTTTTTTCGTCAGTTTATCTTAAGAGACAGACAGTACAATAGTCTTCCATGAATCGAAGACCAAAGACTTCTCACGTTCATTGTACATAGCAATATAAAGTCAGTGGAGATTCATAAAAGGAATCACTAAAGACAATACGAAGAAGTGCAATGTTTTTATTTATTGAAAGAAACATGTCTTTTAAAATCCTCtttgaaaaaaattaaaaataaat
This genomic stretch from Rutidosis leptorrhynchoides isolate AG116_Rl617_1_P2 unplaced genomic scaffold, CSIRO_AGI_Rlap_v1 contig360, whole genome shotgun sequence harbors:
- the LOC139883142 gene encoding uncharacterized protein, with the translated sequence MASATTTTKVAPAVIVGGGRVGRALQDMGNGGDLLVKRGEPVPVDFEGPILVCTRNDDLDAVLEATPRSRWNDLVFFQNGMLEPWLGSKGLGDADQVLAYFAVSKLGEPPTDGKTDTNPEGLTAAYGKWASAIATRLQAGGLSCKVLDKEAFQKQMLEKLIWICAFMLVGARHPGATVGAVEKEYRDEVSSLITELASAAAAEKGLVFEEAMVDRLCAYSRAVAHFPTAVKEFKWRNGWFYSLTEKALANGKPDPCPLHTAGLKELNIV
- the LOC139883139 gene encoding ubiquitin receptor RAD23b-like; translation: MKLTVKTLKGSHFEIKVQPNDTVMAVKKNIEDLQGKDNYPCGQQLLIHNGKVLKDETTLVDNKVTEDGFLVVMLSKSKATGSAGTSSTQPASSTKAATQEAAPATTQTEAPAVASPAPETVPVANTNTYDQAASNVVAGSNLEPIVQQLMDMGGGNWDRETVTRALRAAYNNPERAVDYLYSGIPETTEVAVPLGQLPTSHATDTGAAADVPLASGPNSSPLNMFPQETRSGAGGLGALEFLRNNPQFQALRTMVQANPQILQPMLQELGKQNPQLLRMIQENHAEFLQLINEPLEDSEGDIFDQPDQEMPHSINVTPAEQEAIERLEGLGFERALVLEAFLACDRNEELAANYLLEHAGDFED